From one Halosimplex rubrum genomic stretch:
- a CDS encoding alpha/beta hydrolase, with protein sequence MMDDVTVHEGITYADREPGELKLDLYVPHCDDPPLVVYVHGGGWIAETRSNIPDPERYAAEWDCAIASVSYRLQEAPDGAAVEEMYDPTNPTPRGSFPDHFVDVKAGIRWLRAHAGEYGYDADRVAAWGSSAGGHLALLAGVVDDVTDLGDAFADEVEKTVAPDESGAVQAVVSWYGAADFTLVEDDVEGIIPLLMGGPQSDHPDRYAQASPVTHVTPESPPTLLMHGREDEVVDVEHSHRFFDALEEAGVNAVFYELRDLNHVWVERVEDIESERVAMDLLAADLTHAQSVYEATHVDGGGSPDPLLADLPPAGPEAIQQFLDRTIR encoded by the coding sequence ATGATGGACGATGTCACCGTCCACGAGGGGATCACGTACGCCGACCGCGAGCCCGGCGAACTGAAACTCGACCTCTACGTCCCACACTGTGACGACCCACCGCTCGTCGTCTACGTTCACGGCGGCGGGTGGATCGCGGAGACGCGCTCGAACATCCCCGACCCCGAGCGGTACGCCGCCGAGTGGGACTGTGCGATCGCCAGCGTCAGCTACCGCCTCCAGGAGGCGCCCGACGGGGCGGCCGTCGAGGAGATGTACGACCCGACGAACCCGACCCCACGGGGGAGCTTCCCCGACCACTTCGTCGACGTGAAGGCCGGGATTCGATGGCTGCGCGCCCACGCCGGCGAGTACGGCTACGACGCCGACCGGGTCGCCGCGTGGGGCTCCTCCGCGGGCGGTCATCTCGCCCTCCTCGCGGGTGTCGTCGACGACGTCACCGACCTCGGAGATGCTTTTGCCGACGAGGTCGAGAAGACCGTCGCGCCCGACGAATCCGGTGCCGTACAGGCCGTCGTCAGCTGGTACGGCGCCGCCGACTTCACGCTCGTCGAGGACGACGTTGAGGGAATCATCCCACTGCTGATGGGCGGCCCCCAGTCCGACCACCCCGACCGGTACGCGCAGGCCAGTCCCGTCACGCACGTCACACCCGAGAGCCCGCCGACGCTGTTGATGCACGGCCGCGAGGACGAGGTGGTCGACGTGGAGCACAGCCACCGGTTTTTCGACGCCTTGGAGGAAGCCGGCGTGAACGCGGTCTTCTACGAACTGCGGGACCTGAACCACGTCTGGGTCGAGCGTGTCGAGGACATCGAGTCCGAACGCGTGGCGATGGACCTGCTCGCGGCCGACCTCACCCACGCCCAGTCGGTCTACGAGGCGACACACGTCGACGGGGGCGGGTCCCCCGACCCCCTGCTTGCGGACCTCCCGCCCGCGGGTCCCGAGGCGATCCAGCAGTTCCTCGACCGAACGATCCGATGA
- a CDS encoding HlyD family secretion protein, which yields MGGTTGSATIGNAGNEAALAGAGNVPSGPPAALKVEAAAAIDDASVEKERFASARDRAFERINGTLDDYRDPVRLASMESFTDDAVGVQALAKLARSEANGTSLRASRYVAFADNRTTYRTILDARRALNQTEGELDNQGLRRSAEAHFDNAQRQFDRAQRRLDRANRSDGRQAISQYAQAIRALRTSWQQAQQSLHMIDREVDPSVAIVNRADPIRTGSVGVNRSVRVRFSDPRPWTLGNLTVYVDGEQRRSQPVDQLRTGPMENRTLGVPVRLSDRVANVTVVVRYTDVKLGRNGDGQTTQASATLLLDGDGLDESTEGTLGTDPLDPDSDSAKTDRDESDDGVIDGHADFDRDGLGTLAEFDLRTDPLVADTDGDELSDGNETSVTRTDPLAADTDDDGTGDAQEDPDGDTLSNAEELAVGTDPLYADIDGDGLDDAAELANGTDPLNPDTDDDSLADGDELQAPFETDPLDPDTDDDGVFDGNETFTTTTGNETLGATVDITGEGNVAGTTTVEEPTHVRYQDEYTPNASVAPFVDFESQANFSRATLTIAYNESRVASSEGNLSIYRFNESAQRYEHVESTVDPDSNTVTATTEHFSTYTVFDDQQWLHYLQHRNDILSLRPDGTNTERIANWTFESMPSSIGASNWTCNVEDRGGGFKDQPADGGCEIEPDKDAIRVWEKTNRQRLFNRTTTLPEDGPLFVKVNVTAHIQSSWSHAAAVLSIDAGDGETDIYRLESDYDSGSKTKTVVRRVNISEHAGETVTVSLRADARHTGGDNSWLRAHYIDFEQATEGVATRDSDGDGIPDFREVRGVPLANGPTVTLDPFDADTDGDGLEDGEEINLDARVTQEPPNSQAVVSGGIIERKHSGWRSLPTAQNTTRRRCRLGLAFLRPNEFGLPQQKQRCMNLAII from the coding sequence GTGGGTGGTACGACCGGATCTGCGACGATCGGGAATGCAGGTAACGAGGCGGCGCTCGCCGGCGCGGGCAACGTTCCGTCGGGGCCGCCGGCCGCGCTGAAAGTCGAGGCCGCGGCGGCGATCGACGACGCGAGCGTCGAGAAAGAGCGGTTCGCGTCGGCGCGCGATCGCGCGTTCGAGCGGATCAACGGAACACTCGACGACTATCGCGATCCCGTGCGGCTAGCGTCGATGGAGTCGTTCACTGACGACGCGGTCGGCGTGCAGGCGCTGGCGAAACTCGCCCGCTCGGAGGCGAACGGCACCTCGCTACGGGCGAGTCGCTACGTCGCCTTCGCGGACAACCGGACGACCTACCGGACGATCCTCGACGCGCGACGGGCACTGAATCAGACCGAGGGCGAACTGGACAATCAGGGGCTGCGCCGGAGCGCCGAGGCACACTTCGACAACGCCCAACGGCAGTTCGACCGCGCACAGCGCCGACTCGACCGGGCGAACAGGTCGGACGGGCGGCAAGCGATCAGTCAGTACGCCCAAGCGATCCGGGCGCTGCGGACGAGCTGGCAGCAAGCACAGCAATCGCTCCATATGATCGATCGGGAGGTTGACCCCAGCGTGGCGATCGTCAATCGCGCAGACCCGATCCGAACCGGCTCTGTGGGAGTGAACCGAAGCGTGAGAGTGCGGTTCTCGGACCCGCGACCGTGGACGCTCGGCAATCTCACCGTGTACGTCGACGGCGAACAGCGCCGTTCACAGCCGGTCGATCAACTTCGAACTGGACCGATGGAGAATCGAACACTTGGCGTGCCCGTGCGGCTCTCCGATCGCGTGGCGAACGTCACTGTCGTTGTCAGATACACAGACGTGAAGCTTGGTCGGAACGGAGACGGCCAGACCACGCAGGCGAGCGCGACGCTGTTGCTCGACGGCGACGGGCTCGACGAGTCGACCGAGGGCACACTCGGGACTGACCCGCTCGATCCGGATAGCGACTCAGCCAAAACCGACCGCGACGAGAGCGACGACGGTGTGATCGACGGCCACGCGGACTTCGACCGCGACGGCCTCGGCACGCTCGCGGAGTTCGACCTGAGGACCGACCCGCTCGTTGCGGACACTGACGGGGACGAATTGTCGGACGGCAACGAGACATCGGTGACACGAACTGATCCGCTAGCGGCGGATACCGACGACGACGGCACGGGTGACGCGCAAGAAGATCCTGACGGCGATACCCTGTCAAACGCCGAAGAACTGGCTGTGGGGACTGACCCGCTGTATGCGGACATCGATGGTGACGGGCTCGACGACGCCGCGGAACTCGCGAACGGAACGGACCCGCTGAACCCGGACACCGACGACGACTCACTGGCCGACGGTGACGAGCTACAGGCGCCGTTCGAGACGGACCCGCTCGATCCGGACACGGACGACGACGGCGTCTTCGACGGCAACGAGACGTTCACGACGACGACCGGCAACGAGACGCTCGGTGCGACCGTCGACATCACCGGCGAGGGCAACGTCGCCGGAACGACGACCGTCGAGGAACCGACGCACGTCCGCTACCAGGACGAGTACACGCCCAACGCGTCGGTCGCACCGTTCGTCGACTTCGAGTCGCAGGCGAACTTCTCGCGAGCGACCCTCACCATCGCCTACAACGAATCGCGCGTCGCCAGTAGCGAGGGGAACCTCTCGATCTATCGGTTCAACGAGAGCGCCCAGCGCTACGAACACGTCGAATCGACGGTCGACCCCGATTCGAACACGGTCACCGCGACGACCGAGCACTTCTCGACGTACACGGTCTTCGACGACCAGCAGTGGCTGCACTACCTCCAGCACCGCAACGACATCCTCTCGCTGCGGCCCGACGGCACGAACACGGAACGGATCGCCAACTGGACGTTCGAGTCGATGCCCTCGTCGATCGGCGCGAGCAACTGGACCTGCAACGTCGAGGACCGCGGCGGCGGGTTCAAGGACCAGCCCGCCGACGGCGGCTGTGAGATCGAACCCGACAAGGACGCCATCCGGGTGTGGGAGAAGACTAATCGCCAGCGGTTGTTCAACCGCACGACCACCTTGCCCGAGGACGGTCCGCTGTTCGTGAAGGTCAACGTCACCGCCCACATCCAGAGCAGCTGGTCGCACGCGGCGGCGGTGCTGTCGATCGACGCTGGCGACGGCGAGACCGACATCTACCGGCTGGAGAGCGATTACGATAGTGGCTCGAAAACCAAGACGGTCGTCCGACGCGTGAATATCTCCGAACACGCCGGCGAGACGGTCACCGTGTCGCTGCGCGCAGATGCTCGCCACACGGGCGGCGACAACTCCTGGCTGCGCGCCCACTACATCGACTTCGAGCAAGCTACCGAAGGTGTCGCCACACGCGATTCAGACGGCGACGGCATCCCCGACTTCCGCGAAGTGAGGGGCGTCCCGCTCGCGAACGGACCCACTGTCACGCTCGACCCGTTCGACGCGGACACCGACGGCGACGGCCTCGAGGACGGCGAGGAAATCAACCTCGACGCCCGGGTCACCCAGGAACCGCCCAACAGTCAGGCCGTCGTCAGTGGAGGGATAATCGAGAGGAAACACTCTGGATGGCGGTCTTTACCGACAGCCCAGAACACGACCCGTCGAAGGTGCCGTCTCGGTTTGGCCTTTCTCAGGCCGAACGAATTCGGGCTGCCACAGCAAAAACAGCGGTGCATGAACTTGGCCATCATCTGA